In the genome of Gemmatimonadota bacterium, one region contains:
- a CDS encoding cellulase family glycosylhydrolase, with translation MQKHTKILLYLALGLTPILTSLAHAQTDLARADFDGNRKVDIQDFLAFAAAFGKTSSEEGFDSRMDFNGDNTVNIQDFLAFVAVFGQSVELKDLADYPVGVSLQTKYLTDDTRVSIVKKTFSSITGGWEMKPKPISTGPGTYNWRRADALVDFAEANNMQVHGHTLLWHNAVPTWMENFSGDDAAFEAAIKEYITTVVQRYRGRVVSWDVVNEGIDGTGKVRDNLFSQRMGNDYIARLFQYAREADPDVLLFYNDYGTSQPWARAKRAGMLNMLDDFQTRGIPIDGVGLQMHISYKSPDISAIRETIDEIVRRGLKLHISELDIRINPDGDLSEPTQERLELQKKRVIEIVTAFHQVPEAQRFGITIWGIADPDTWLIQAGRSQGRPEWPLLFDDHLQPKPAYDGFIEALQNRGH, from the coding sequence ATGCAAAAACACACAAAAATCCTTTTATATCTCGCACTGGGACTAACACCTATTCTGACCAGTCTTGCCCATGCACAAACCGACCTGGCACGCGCAGATTTTGATGGCAATCGGAAGGTTGATATTCAAGACTTTCTCGCATTTGCCGCGGCTTTCGGAAAGACTTCATCGGAGGAAGGTTTTGATAGCAGAATGGATTTTAATGGCGACAACACCGTTAATATCCAGGACTTTCTCGCGTTTGTCGCGGTTTTCGGTCAATCTGTTGAACTGAAAGATCTGGCCGATTATCCGGTAGGGGTGTCCCTCCAGACGAAGTATTTGACCGATGATACCCGGGTGTCTATCGTCAAAAAGACGTTTAGCAGCATAACCGGCGGATGGGAAATGAAGCCGAAGCCGATTTCAACGGGACCCGGCACCTATAACTGGCGCAGAGCAGACGCGCTCGTGGATTTTGCGGAAGCCAACAACATGCAGGTCCATGGTCATACGTTGCTGTGGCACAATGCCGTGCCTACCTGGATGGAAAACTTCTCGGGGGACGATGCGGCCTTTGAAGCAGCCATAAAGGAATACATCACAACAGTGGTGCAGCGGTATCGCGGGCGGGTCGTCAGTTGGGACGTAGTCAACGAAGGCATTGACGGCACTGGAAAGGTGCGCGACAACTTGTTCAGCCAGCGTATGGGGAATGACTACATCGCCCGCCTGTTTCAGTATGCCCGTGAAGCAGACCCCGATGTATTGCTATTTTACAACGATTACGGCACATCGCAGCCCTGGGCCCGCGCCAAACGCGCTGGCATGCTAAACATGCTGGACGATTTCCAGACACGCGGCATTCCCATAGACGGGGTCGGTTTGCAAATGCATATTTCCTACAAATCCCCAGACATCTCGGCAATACGAGAAACCATTGACGAAATCGTGCGACGGGGACTCAAACTACACATCTCCGAACTGGACATCCGCATCAATCCCGATGGCGACCTGTCCGAACCGACTCAAGAGCGGCTCGAATTGCAAAAAAAACGCGTCATAGAAATCGTGACAGCTTTCCACCAGGTACCGGAAGCACAGCGATTTGGCATCACGATATGGGGAATAGCGGACCCGGACACCTGGCTCATACAGGCTGGACGAAGTCAGGGCCGTCCCGAATGGCCGCTCTTATTCGATGACCACCTGCAGCCCAAACCGGCTTACGATGGATTTATCGAAGCACTTCAGAACAGGGGACATTAG
- a CDS encoding nucleotidyltransferase domain-containing protein, which yields MTDRLDLPSRYRDQIEVLLREHVPGVEVWAYGSRVNGESHDASDLDLVLRGPDLERIPSGQLADLTEALEQSNVPILVQIHDWARLPESFHREIEQAYVVLVEGEDNQIYPKY from the coding sequence ATGACTGATCGTCTGGATCTGCCCAGCCGCTATCGAGACCAAATCGAGGTATTGCTGCGCGAGCATGTGCCCGGTGTGGAGGTGTGGGCTTATGGCTCCCGCGTCAATGGCGAGAGTCACGATGCCAGCGATCTGGACCTGGTGCTCAGAGGCCCGGATTTGGAGCGGATACCCAGCGGTCAACTGGCTGATCTGACCGAGGCGTTGGAGCAGTCGAATGTGCCTATTCTTGTGCAGATACACGATTGGGCAAGGCTACCAGAGAGCTTTCACAGAGAGATTGAGCAGGCGTATGTGGTGTTGGTGGAGGGTGAGGACAATCAAATATACCCAAAATACTGA
- a CDS encoding sulfatase-like hydrolase/transferase, whose amino-acid sequence MSPNVVVLFVDDLGWKDIGCYGGPAMTPTLDEMAAKGVRFTDFHAGCAICSPSRAVALTGRHHIRAGVYNAISDIHHNMHLLERETTLAEVLKEHNYATAHFGKWHLGLPYRGKNKPTPDMHGFDYWFATENNANPSHRNPVNFIRNGERVGKIEGYACQIVVDEAISWLDNERDSNAPFFLNIWFHEPHAQLAAPDEIVSQYGRLNDSAAIYTATVDNTDRAIARLLSKLRQIESLENTIIVYSSDNGSYRSDRVGNLRGQKGSNFEGGHRVPGIFYAPGRITQGRVAHEPAGMVDLLPTICGLLGIDKPEGVYLDGSDLTPLLTGNANQFQRHKPLFWLRPEGWPAMSLRKGNYTLIGFRNFSLPNNRDAMNAILEQIGEIMGEENIDRTQMINRRFDNPEAEKLRMQYIKLNQFPEASIPAIKAGGIGRVELYDLSIDIGQQTNIASQHPDIVAQLKKQIDEIYASIMVDAPEWVSTTVPNPDLDGNGKVDLADFLIFVQSFGKKIGDPAFNAAADLDSSGSIDLEDFLIFVQSFGN is encoded by the coding sequence ATGTCGCCCAATGTGGTGGTTCTATTCGTCGATGATCTGGGATGGAAGGACATCGGCTGTTACGGCGGACCCGCCATGACGCCAACGCTGGACGAGATGGCGGCAAAAGGTGTGCGCTTCACGGACTTTCATGCCGGGTGTGCGATCTGCTCACCCTCGCGTGCCGTGGCACTGACCGGGCGGCATCACATACGCGCAGGTGTTTACAATGCAATTAGCGACATCCATCACAACATGCATTTGCTGGAGCGCGAGACAACTCTGGCCGAGGTTCTGAAGGAACACAACTATGCCACAGCGCACTTTGGCAAATGGCATCTGGGTCTGCCGTATAGGGGCAAGAACAAACCCACGCCGGACATGCACGGCTTCGACTACTGGTTTGCGACAGAAAACAATGCCAACCCAAGCCACAGAAATCCCGTGAACTTTATTCGCAACGGCGAGCGGGTCGGCAAAATTGAAGGGTATGCCTGCCAGATTGTCGTCGATGAAGCGATCTCGTGGTTGGACAATGAGCGCGATTCCAATGCGCCCTTTTTTCTCAATATATGGTTTCACGAACCGCATGCTCAGCTTGCCGCGCCAGACGAAATTGTCTCGCAATACGGCCGCTTGAATGATTCCGCGGCGATTTATACCGCCACAGTTGACAATACCGACCGGGCAATTGCCCGTTTGTTATCCAAACTGCGGCAGATCGAATCGCTGGAAAACACGATCATTGTTTACTCATCTGACAACGGCAGCTATCGCTCAGACCGCGTCGGCAATTTGCGCGGCCAGAAAGGCTCTAACTTTGAAGGCGGCCACCGCGTACCGGGTATTTTCTATGCCCCTGGTCGGATTACGCAAGGACGCGTTGCGCATGAACCTGCTGGCATGGTCGATCTACTACCGACGATTTGCGGATTGCTCGGTATCGACAAACCCGAGGGCGTTTATCTGGATGGTTCTGACCTTACGCCATTGCTAACTGGAAATGCGAATCAATTCCAACGCCATAAACCGCTGTTCTGGCTGAGGCCAGAAGGATGGCCCGCTATGTCGCTCAGAAAGGGCAATTATACGCTGATTGGATTTCGCAACTTTAGCTTGCCAAATAATCGGGATGCTATGAATGCCATACTGGAGCAGATCGGAGAAATAATGGGCGAGGAAAATATCGATCGGACTCAGATGATCAACAGAAGGTTTGACAACCCGGAGGCGGAGAAGCTGCGCATGCAATATATAAAACTGAACCAATTTCCGGAGGCTTCAATCCCTGCAATCAAAGCCGGAGGCATCGGTCGGGTGGAACTGTACGATTTATCTATTGATATCGGGCAGCAGACAAATATCGCAAGCCAACATCCAGACATCGTTGCCCAGCTTAAAAAGCAAATAGACGAAATCTATGCCAGCATTATGGTAGATGCCCCCGAGTGGGTATCTACCACTGTTCCAAATCCAGATTTAGACGGCAACGGCAAGGTAGATCTTGCGGACTTTCTGATTTTTGTTCAGAGTTTTGGAAAAAAAATAGGCGATCCTGCATTTAACGCGGCAGCAGACTTAGACAGTAGTGGTTCCATCGACCTTGAAGATTTTCTGATTTTTGTTCAGAGTTTTGGCAATTGA
- a CDS encoding nucleotidyltransferase, whose protein sequence is MRINTDYLTRCIQTLEVAFEQLQKCQEDDITYDIFRAACVKEFELVLEQSGSLLKKRLRPFFASNREADRLTFKNLFRHAAKHGLISIESCERWLAYRDNRNETAHQYGEGFAEATLELLPQFIADAKELTIVIGEDTDD, encoded by the coding sequence ATGCGAATCAATACCGATTATCTTACGCGCTGCATCCAGACCCTGGAGGTAGCTTTCGAGCAGTTGCAAAAGTGTCAAGAGGACGATATTACCTACGACATCTTCCGTGCCGCTTGCGTCAAGGAATTTGAGTTGGTTTTGGAGCAGAGTGGTAGCCTGTTGAAGAAACGCCTCCGCCCTTTCTTCGCGAGCAATCGGGAGGCGGACCGTCTCACTTTCAAGAATTTGTTCCGCCATGCCGCAAAGCACGGGCTGATCTCGATTGAGAGTTGCGAGCGTTGGCTGGCGTATAGGGACAACCGCAATGAAACAGCGCACCAATACGGCGAGGGCTTCGCCGAGGCGACGCTTGAGTTGCTTCCTCAGTTCATTGCCGACGCCAAAGAATTGACTATCGTAATAGGGGAGGACACTGATGACTGA
- a CDS encoding phytanoyl-CoA dioxygenase family protein — MATAETPIAIHDPSLYETTRRADYLDTLADIDDRQIARFHEQGYLAIQRAFTPQQIESAGQAMWDLIDGKSQDFKGIMAEAAKRGQFSELTGKARRDSVRKIWKFVDHDTRLNDLAHDPNILSVLSRMMDDTPVLFQDMGLIKPPHIGREKPWHQDCAYFNYPLGTTVVGVWIAIDAATEANGCLHIIPGSHREGPIPHFRRRDWQICDTDVAVPRNVTVPLDPGGCLFWHGMTHHGSPTNRSAHRRRALQYHYRPESTVEMTSKERLAIFGGDELGVTC; from the coding sequence ATGGCAACCGCCGAAACACCCATCGCGATACACGACCCCTCCCTCTACGAAACGACCAGACGGGCCGACTATCTCGACACCCTCGCCGACATCGACGACCGTCAAATCGCCCGATTCCACGAACAGGGATACCTCGCCATTCAACGGGCATTCACGCCACAACAAATCGAATCCGCGGGCCAGGCCATGTGGGACCTCATCGACGGCAAGAGCCAGGACTTCAAAGGCATAATGGCCGAAGCCGCCAAACGCGGACAATTTTCCGAACTCACAGGCAAAGCGCGCCGCGACAGCGTGCGTAAAATCTGGAAATTCGTCGATCATGACACGCGGCTCAACGACCTCGCCCACGACCCCAACATCCTCTCCGTCCTCTCCCGCATGATGGACGACACACCCGTACTCTTCCAGGACATGGGACTGATCAAACCCCCGCACATAGGCCGCGAAAAACCCTGGCACCAGGACTGCGCGTACTTCAACTACCCCTTAGGCACCACCGTCGTCGGCGTATGGATCGCCATCGATGCCGCAACAGAAGCAAACGGATGCTTGCACATCATCCCCGGCTCCCATCGCGAAGGACCCATCCCGCATTTCAGGCGGCGCGACTGGCAAATATGCGACACAGACGTCGCCGTACCCAGAAACGTCACCGTCCCACTCGACCCCGGCGGATGCCTCTTCTGGCACGGCATGACCCATCACGGCAGCCCAACCAACCGATCCGCCCACCGCCGCAGGGCACTACAGTACCACTACCGCCCCGAAAGCACCGTGGAAATGACCTCAAAAGAACGCCTCGCCATCTTCGGCGGCGACGAACTCGGGGTGACGTGCTGA